The following coding sequences lie in one Lysobacter capsici genomic window:
- a CDS encoding DUF1800 domain-containing protein produces MSASKATAANRFGLGARPGELDRAGDGRQILLAQLREPPSQAEFRDLPGSAATLQREYEQQRANRANRNADAPPKSRKPGMAASSESMPESTMTAPGTDAASARRRRTAADRVASTPNDPADREPATPAEALRRELRRQQLAEFAARYRHAASTDAPFVERLTQFWSNHFAVSIDKGNARLYAGSMEREAIRPHVLGRFEDLLLAVESHPAMLRYLDNAVSIGDDSRAAQRAQRMGGGNGDKPRRGLNENLAREILELHTLGVDGGYRQDDVIELARAITGWSTPGPRDAQTLDASFVFRANAHEPGARRVLGRSYAEGGVEQGRAVLADLARHPATARHLSFKLARHFVADEPPPALVERMAQAYLRDDGDLRALYRSLIESDEAWSPAARKFKTPNDFVISALRAGELPVGNEARALIGLLASLGQPVFTPRSPAGFPDTAADWSNPDGLYKRIQAAQLFAARIDAQASTPYQRALSVLGSDAVNGDFAIGLRRAGSASEGYSLLFASPAFQWRC; encoded by the coding sequence ATGAGCGCAAGCAAGGCCACGGCCGCCAATCGTTTCGGACTCGGCGCACGCCCCGGCGAACTCGACCGGGCCGGCGACGGCCGGCAGATCCTGCTCGCGCAATTGCGCGAGCCGCCGTCGCAGGCGGAATTCCGCGACTTGCCCGGCAGCGCCGCGACCTTGCAGCGCGAATACGAACAACAGCGCGCCAATCGCGCGAACCGAAACGCCGATGCACCGCCGAAGTCGCGCAAGCCAGGCATGGCCGCGTCGTCCGAATCCATGCCGGAATCGACCATGACCGCGCCCGGCACGGACGCCGCATCCGCGCGCCGCCGACGCACCGCCGCCGACCGCGTCGCCTCCACGCCGAACGATCCGGCCGACCGCGAACCGGCCACTCCCGCCGAAGCCCTGCGCCGCGAACTGCGCCGCCAGCAACTGGCCGAGTTCGCCGCGCGCTATCGCCATGCCGCGTCCACCGACGCGCCGTTCGTCGAACGCCTGACCCAGTTCTGGTCGAACCATTTCGCCGTCTCCATCGACAAGGGCAACGCCCGCCTGTACGCCGGATCGATGGAGCGCGAGGCGATCCGGCCGCACGTGCTCGGCCGCTTCGAGGATCTGCTGCTGGCGGTGGAAAGCCATCCGGCGATGCTGCGTTATCTCGACAACGCCGTATCGATCGGCGACGACTCGCGCGCGGCGCAGCGCGCGCAACGCATGGGCGGCGGCAACGGCGACAAGCCGCGGCGAGGGCTCAACGAAAACCTCGCGCGCGAGATCCTCGAACTGCACACCCTCGGCGTCGACGGTGGCTATCGCCAGGACGATGTGATCGAACTCGCGCGCGCGATCACCGGCTGGAGCACGCCGGGCCCGCGCGACGCGCAGACGCTCGATGCCTCGTTCGTGTTCCGCGCCAACGCCCACGAACCCGGCGCGCGCCGAGTGCTCGGCCGCAGCTATGCCGAAGGCGGGGTCGAACAGGGCCGCGCGGTGCTGGCCGATCTGGCCCGGCATCCGGCCACCGCGCGCCATCTGAGTTTCAAGCTCGCGCGTCATTTCGTCGCCGACGAGCCGCCGCCGGCGCTGGTCGAACGCATGGCCCAGGCCTATCTGCGCGACGACGGCGACCTGCGCGCGCTGTACCGCAGCCTGATCGAAAGCGACGAGGCGTGGTCGCCGGCCGCGCGCAAATTCAAGACCCCCAACGATTTCGTGATCTCGGCACTGCGCGCGGGCGAATTGCCGGTCGGCAACGAAGCGCGCGCGCTGATCGGGCTGCTCGCCAGTCTCGGCCAACCGGTGTTCACGCCGCGCTCGCCGGCCGGGTTTCCCGACACCGCGGCCGACTGGAGCAATCCCGACGGCTTGTACAAGCGCATCCAGGCCGCGCAGTTGTTCGCCGCGCGCATCGATGCGCAGGCGTCGACGCCGTATCAGCGCGCCTTGTCGGTGCTCGGCAGCGATGCGGTCAACGGCGACTTCGCGATCGGCCTGCGCCGCGCGGGTTCGGCCAGCGAAGGCTATTCGCTGCTGTTCGCCAGCCCCGCGTTCCAGTGGAGGTGCTGA
- the tldD gene encoding metalloprotease TldD: MTLPLQIAETRLLLPAGLDAGGLERSFGTLLGPGIDFGDLYFQHSRRESWTVEDGIVKDGSHSIEQGVGVRAISGEKTGFAYSDEINSDALLGAAKSARAIARDGRSQNARSLVRGGGRSLYPSDDPIDSIGNESKVEALRKLDKLLRAADPRVQQVVVSLSGTMDTILVARSDGVLAADVRPLVRLNVQVIVEHNGRRESGYSGGGGRYSYADLLAGDKPEQFAREALRQALVNLDAVDAPAGIMPVVLGSGWPGVLLHEAVGHGLEGDFNRKGTSTYAGRMGQRVASPGVTIVDDGTLEGRRGSLNVDDEGTPTNCTTLIEDGVLVGYMQDTLNARLMGMTPTGNGRRESFAHLPMPRMTNTYMLAGKDDPEDMIRSVKKGLYAVNFGGGQVDITSGKYVFSATEAYLIEDGKITAPVKGATLIGNGPETMQKVRMIGHDLALDEGVGVCGKDGQSVPVGVGQPSLLIDGLTVGGTSA, translated from the coding sequence ATGACCCTTCCCCTGCAGATCGCCGAAACCCGCCTCCTCCTGCCCGCCGGGCTGGACGCCGGCGGCCTGGAACGCAGCTTCGGCACCTTGCTCGGGCCGGGCATCGATTTCGGCGACCTGTATTTCCAGCATTCGCGCCGCGAGAGCTGGACGGTCGAGGACGGCATCGTCAAGGACGGCTCGCATTCGATCGAGCAGGGCGTGGGCGTGCGCGCGATCAGCGGCGAGAAGACCGGCTTCGCCTATTCCGACGAGATCAACAGCGACGCGCTGCTCGGCGCGGCCAAGTCGGCGCGCGCGATTGCCCGCGACGGCCGTTCGCAGAACGCGCGCAGTCTGGTCCGCGGCGGCGGACGCTCGCTGTATCCCAGCGACGACCCGATCGATTCGATCGGCAACGAAAGCAAGGTCGAAGCGCTGCGCAAGCTGGACAAGCTGCTGCGCGCGGCCGATCCGCGCGTGCAGCAGGTGGTGGTGAGCCTCAGCGGCACCATGGACACCATCCTGGTCGCGCGCAGCGACGGCGTGCTCGCCGCCGACGTGCGCCCGCTGGTGCGCTTGAACGTGCAGGTGATCGTCGAACACAACGGCCGCCGCGAAAGCGGCTATTCCGGCGGCGGCGGCCGTTACAGCTACGCCGACCTGCTCGCCGGCGACAAACCCGAACAGTTCGCGCGCGAAGCGCTGCGCCAGGCGCTGGTCAATCTCGACGCGGTCGACGCGCCGGCCGGGATCATGCCGGTGGTGCTCGGCTCGGGCTGGCCCGGCGTGCTGCTGCACGAAGCGGTCGGTCACGGCCTGGAAGGCGATTTCAACCGCAAGGGCACCTCGACCTACGCCGGCCGCATGGGCCAGCGCGTCGCCTCGCCCGGCGTCACCATCGTCGACGACGGCACCTTGGAAGGTCGGCGCGGTTCGCTCAACGTCGACGACGAAGGCACGCCGACTAACTGCACCACGCTTATCGAAGACGGCGTGCTGGTCGGTTACATGCAGGACACCCTCAACGCGCGCCTGATGGGCATGACGCCGACCGGCAACGGCCGTCGCGAATCCTTCGCCCATCTGCCGATGCCGCGCATGACCAACACCTACATGCTGGCCGGCAAGGACGATCCCGAAGACATGATCCGTTCGGTCAAGAAGGGCCTGTACGCGGTCAATTTCGGCGGCGGCCAGGTCGACATCACCAGCGGCAAGTACGTGTTCTCGGCGACCGAGGCCTACCTGATCGAGGACGGCAAGATCACCGCGCCGGTCAAGGGCGCGACCCTGATCGGCAACGGCCCGGAAACCATGCAGAAGGTGCGAATGATCGGCCACGATCTGGCGCTCGATGAAGGCGTGGGCGTGTGCGGCAAGGACGGGCAGAGCGTCCCGGTCGGTGTCGGCCAGCCGTCGTTGCTGATCGATGGATTGACGGTGGGCGGCACCAGCGCGTGA
- a CDS encoding DUF4870 domain-containing protein, whose translation MNDLNEQASGSSEDRTLAMITHLSAIIFGFIVPLIIWLINKDKPEKEFLTDQSKEALNFTISLFIVYIALTVLSFVTFGLAGLLSPVVWLVSVVFFIIAGLKAKDGVRYRYPLTLRLIA comes from the coding sequence ATGAACGATTTGAACGAACAGGCGTCCGGCAGCAGCGAGGATCGCACCCTGGCGATGATCACCCACCTCTCGGCGATCATCTTCGGCTTCATCGTCCCGCTGATCATCTGGTTGATCAACAAGGACAAGCCGGAGAAGGAATTCCTGACCGATCAGTCCAAGGAAGCGCTGAATTTCACCATCTCGCTGTTCATCGTGTACATCGCGCTGACGGTGCTGTCGTTCGTGACCTTCGGTCTGGCCGGCCTGCTGTCGCCGGTGGTGTGGCTGGTGTCGGTGGTGTTCTTCATCATCGCCGGCCTCAAGGCGAAGGACGGCGTGCGTTACCGCTATCCGCTGACTCTGCGCCTGATCGCCTGA
- the yjgA gene encoding ribosome biogenesis factor YjgA has product MRGRDEETGEFLSPSRSQNRREALETLALGEKLVSLTEAQLAKLPVPEALLPHIRDCKRITAHVAHKRQLAFLAKQMRREDDAAMDALRDALDENGETARREIAAMHRIETWRERLLDNGDAALAELLDEHPGADRQRLRQLVRNTLEERKRNKPPHAFRELYRELRTVLAGPGDAGDDDDGEFADDSQD; this is encoded by the coding sequence ATGCGCGGCAGAGATGAGGAAACCGGCGAATTCCTGAGCCCCAGCCGGAGCCAGAACCGGCGCGAGGCGCTGGAAACATTGGCCCTGGGCGAAAAACTGGTGTCCCTGACCGAGGCCCAGCTGGCCAAGCTGCCGGTGCCCGAGGCGTTGCTGCCGCATATCCGCGACTGCAAGCGCATCACCGCGCACGTCGCCCACAAGCGCCAGCTGGCGTTCCTGGCCAAGCAGATGCGCCGCGAGGACGATGCGGCGATGGACGCGCTGCGCGACGCGCTCGACGAAAACGGCGAGACCGCGCGGCGCGAGATCGCCGCGATGCACCGCATCGAGACCTGGCGCGAACGCCTGCTCGACAACGGCGACGCGGCGCTGGCCGAACTGCTCGACGAACACCCCGGCGCCGACCGGCAGCGCCTGCGCCAACTGGTGCGCAACACGCTGGAAGAACGCAAGCGCAACAAGCCGCCGCATGCGTTTCGCGAGTTGTACCGCGAGTTGCGCACGGTGTTGGCCGGTCCGGGCGATGCGGGCGACGATGACGACGGCGAATTCGCCGACGACAGCCAGGACTGA
- a CDS encoding DUF1501 domain-containing protein, whose product MDAQRRGLLAAFGASALLTLFPGATRAATGHDTRLLLVLLRGGLDGLHLLPPYADPAYARLRGEGAVDDPIRIDASFGLHPAMQQAATMYRARELMPIVAIAPPYRERSHFDAQDCLENGTASPTGARDGWLGRCVQAMPGGAGFAVAAVMPLALRGSERASNWWPPLPKDVDPQLLQRLQPLYAADPRLSETFERSTHAATMTRDGKGAFALPEAMRIAAQRMSAVDGPRIGFVEDSGWDTHRNQAPLLQRKLAELDQGLAAAREGFGAAWPRTVIAVVTEFGRTAAINGTGGTDHGTGGMALLCGGAVRGGRIGGDWPGLAPAQLNQGRDLRATRDLRGLFKSVLTEHIGLAESAVESRVFPASRAVAPMAGWRAT is encoded by the coding sequence ATGGACGCGCAACGACGAGGCTTGCTCGCCGCGTTCGGCGCCAGCGCGCTGCTGACGCTGTTTCCCGGCGCCACCCGCGCCGCGACCGGACACGACACGCGTTTGCTGCTGGTGTTGCTGCGCGGCGGCCTGGACGGTCTGCATCTGCTGCCGCCGTACGCCGATCCGGCCTATGCGCGCTTGCGCGGCGAGGGCGCGGTGGACGATCCGATCCGCATCGACGCGAGCTTCGGCCTGCATCCGGCGATGCAGCAGGCGGCGACGATGTACCGGGCACGCGAGTTGATGCCGATCGTGGCGATCGCGCCGCCGTATCGCGAGCGCTCGCATTTCGACGCGCAGGATTGCCTGGAAAACGGCACCGCTTCGCCGACCGGCGCGCGCGACGGCTGGCTCGGCCGCTGCGTGCAGGCGATGCCGGGCGGCGCGGGTTTCGCGGTCGCCGCGGTGATGCCGCTGGCCTTGCGCGGCAGCGAGCGCGCCAGCAACTGGTGGCCGCCGTTGCCCAAGGATGTCGATCCACAGCTGTTGCAGCGATTGCAGCCGCTGTACGCGGCCGATCCGCGCCTGAGCGAAACCTTCGAGCGCTCCACCCACGCCGCGACGATGACGCGCGACGGCAAGGGCGCGTTCGCGCTGCCCGAAGCGATGCGCATCGCCGCGCAGCGCATGAGCGCCGTCGACGGCCCGCGCATCGGCTTCGTCGAGGACAGCGGCTGGGACACGCACCGCAATCAGGCGCCGCTGTTGCAGCGCAAGCTGGCCGAACTCGATCAGGGCCTGGCCGCGGCGCGCGAAGGCTTCGGCGCGGCGTGGCCGCGCACCGTGATCGCGGTGGTCACCGAGTTCGGCCGTACCGCGGCGATCAACGGCACCGGCGGCACCGATCACGGCACCGGCGGCATGGCCCTGCTGTGCGGCGGCGCGGTGCGCGGTGGCCGCATCGGCGGCGACTGGCCGGGCCTGGCCCCGGCGCAACTCAACCAGGGCCGCGATCTGCGCGCGACCCGCGATCTGCGCGGGCTGTTCAAGAGCGTGCTGACCGAACACATCGGTCTGGCCGAATCGGCGGTCGAGTCGCGGGTGTTTCCGGCCAGCCGCGCGGTCGCGCCGATGGCGGGTTGGCGCGCGACGTAG
- a CDS encoding YhdP family protein, which translates to MPTPLRRRLRMARRGAFYGAALVLVLVALLLAAASQVLPLAESHPEQVAQWLSKRAGRPVAFDKVETQWTRRGPLLRLDGLRVGEGAQAFTIGDAEMLVSIYAGLLPGQSFSELRLKGLDLTLERADDGRWKVRGLPGQTQTDNSDPLSALEGLGELQVIDGKLAVIAPSLGIDARIPKIDLRLRVDGSRLRAGVRAWPSVGVAGAPSTPLDAVLDFDRRRGDGRAYAGATRADLAGWAPLLKIVGIRVESGQGRAEAWADLRGHLVAAVTVSAALDRVGLRGERPVPVSNGAANTAPANVAPANAASTTAAATAGATSNNASSATAATSAAAPAPTAAAPPVPSGPDRVEFEHVETLAHWRLTDNGWRFDAPTLRIGSGTNVQTLDGLAVAGGERYALRADRIDAGPLIAVAALSDAVPERLRHWFETARPRVSLSAIALNGRRGGPMFASARIEALGFDAVGTSPGLQGLAGTIEGDADGFAIELDENSPMRFDWPTGFGVVHTVKLQGRVGGWREGNGWRVGTTSLRVRGIDTDFGLVARGGMWFQNDGTRPWIDIATDLDDTPVPVAKGFWIRNRMSPNLIQWLDTALAGGKLRNAHAVVSGDLDDWPFNRNNGLFEASAHLDGAVVKFQPEWPAVDSLNADVRFVADGFSVEGVGKIGGVGIRRIGAGIDHYKDGTLSVTADTTADAAQLQAMLKQSPLYKDQADTLDNLRASGAATVGFDMKLPLVHGATTQIAGTVDLDNAKLADPRWKIAFEQVRGRAEYGRGGFRAEDLAVLHDGAPGKLSLRAGENFVRDRGNVFEAGLDAMSGADELIARGPDELAWLKSYLDGRSLWTVGISIPKSVHAAGATKPGAPVSTPALLQLRSNLIGTTLTLPPPLNKAAGAALATTIETPLPLGSGDVRVALGNTLALRARTTNGKTGVRVVLGANRVDDLPPASGLVATGRADTLEAIDWIAIARGGSGPGEGVALQRIDVTAQKLQLLGGVFPNTRVIVAPAPQGATAVRAEGAALEGALLIPSDGAIAGRFARVHWRAPAGPVAANPTTLTPGSNGVHASTAAAANTVQAATKPALDDTIDPAKIPALTLDIADLHIGDAALGNASLRTRPTPAGMRIDQFTTRADKQSIDVSGDWTGRGTGARTHLSAALDSGDVGALLGGFGIGGQVGGGKGKLKLDAGWPGSPAGFALGTLEGSLVVDLRDGRLIEVDPGAGRVLGLLSVAQLPRRLTLDFRDLFAKGFAFDRVAGTVRFGNGSARSDNLVIDGPAAAIAIRGAADLRAQSYDQTIEVRPKAANVLTAVGALAAGPVGAAIGAAANAVLQKPLGSLASKTYRVTGPWKEPKVEVLSRQETRAANPPGPPAG; encoded by the coding sequence ATGCCCACCCCGCTGCGCCGCCGCTTGCGCATGGCCCGTCGTGGCGCCTTCTATGGCGCCGCGCTCGTGCTCGTGCTGGTGGCGTTGCTGCTCGCCGCGGCCAGCCAGGTGCTGCCGCTGGCCGAAAGCCATCCCGAGCAGGTCGCGCAGTGGCTGAGCAAGCGCGCCGGGCGGCCGGTCGCGTTCGACAAGGTCGAAACGCAATGGACCCGGCGCGGTCCGCTGCTGCGCCTGGACGGGCTGCGGGTCGGCGAGGGCGCGCAGGCGTTCACCATCGGCGACGCCGAGATGCTGGTGTCGATCTACGCCGGCCTGCTGCCGGGGCAATCGTTTTCCGAATTGCGGCTCAAGGGCCTGGACCTGACCCTGGAGCGCGCCGACGACGGACGCTGGAAGGTGCGCGGTCTGCCGGGGCAGACCCAGACCGACAACAGCGATCCGCTGTCGGCGCTGGAAGGGCTCGGCGAATTGCAGGTGATCGACGGCAAGCTGGCGGTGATCGCGCCGTCGCTCGGGATCGATGCGCGCATTCCCAAGATCGACTTGCGCCTGCGCGTGGACGGGTCGCGCCTGCGCGCGGGTGTGCGCGCGTGGCCGAGTGTCGGTGTCGCCGGGGCACCGTCGACGCCGCTGGACGCGGTGCTGGATTTCGATCGCCGCCGCGGCGACGGCCGCGCCTATGCCGGCGCGACCCGCGCCGATCTGGCCGGCTGGGCGCCGCTGCTCAAGATCGTCGGCATCCGGGTCGAATCCGGGCAGGGCCGCGCCGAGGCCTGGGCCGATCTGCGCGGGCATCTGGTCGCCGCGGTGACCGTGTCGGCCGCGTTGGACCGGGTCGGGTTGCGCGGTGAGCGTCCGGTGCCGGTCAGCAATGGCGCGGCGAATACAGCGCCGGCGAATGTGGCGCCCGCGAACGCAGCATCCACGACGGCTGCCGCGACCGCCGGCGCGACTTCGAACAACGCTTCGAGCGCCACCGCTGCAACATCGGCCGCGGCCCCCGCACCAACTGCAGCGGCGCCGCCCGTTCCCAGCGGCCCCGACCGGGTCGAATTCGAACACGTCGAAACCCTCGCGCACTGGCGCCTGACCGACAACGGCTGGCGCTTCGACGCGCCCACCTTGCGCATCGGCAGCGGCACCAACGTGCAGACCCTCGACGGCCTGGCCGTGGCCGGCGGCGAGCGTTATGCGTTGCGCGCCGACCGCATCGACGCCGGCCCGCTGATCGCGGTCGCCGCGCTCAGCGATGCCGTGCCCGAACGGCTGCGGCACTGGTTCGAAACCGCCAGGCCGCGGGTGTCGCTCAGCGCGATCGCGCTCAACGGACGCCGCGGCGGCCCGATGTTCGCCAGCGCGCGGATCGAGGCGCTGGGCTTCGATGCGGTCGGCACCTCGCCGGGCCTGCAGGGCCTGGCCGGCACGATCGAAGGCGACGCGGACGGCTTCGCGATCGAGCTCGATGAAAATTCGCCGATGCGGTTCGACTGGCCGACCGGCTTCGGCGTGGTCCACACGGTCAAGCTGCAGGGCCGGGTCGGCGGCTGGCGCGAAGGCAACGGCTGGCGCGTGGGCACCACCTCGCTGCGCGTGCGCGGCATCGACACCGACTTCGGCCTGGTCGCGCGCGGCGGGATGTGGTTCCAGAACGACGGCACCCGGCCATGGATCGACATCGCCACCGATCTGGACGACACCCCGGTGCCGGTCGCGAAGGGCTTCTGGATCCGCAACCGGATGTCGCCGAACCTGATCCAATGGCTCGACACCGCGCTGGCCGGCGGCAAGCTGCGCAATGCGCATGCGGTGGTGTCGGGCGATCTCGACGACTGGCCGTTCAACCGCAACAACGGCCTGTTCGAAGCCAGCGCGCATCTCGACGGCGCGGTGGTGAAATTCCAGCCCGAGTGGCCCGCGGTCGACAGCTTGAACGCAGACGTGCGTTTCGTCGCCGACGGTTTCAGCGTCGAAGGCGTGGGCAAGATCGGCGGGGTCGGCATCCGCCGGATCGGCGCGGGCATCGATCACTACAAGGACGGCACCCTCAGCGTCACCGCCGACACCACCGCCGATGCCGCGCAGTTGCAGGCGATGCTCAAGCAAAGCCCGCTGTACAAGGATCAGGCCGACACCCTCGACAACCTGCGCGCGAGCGGCGCGGCGACGGTCGGCTTCGACATGAAGCTGCCGCTGGTCCACGGCGCCACCACCCAGATCGCCGGCACGGTCGACCTGGACAACGCCAAGCTCGCCGATCCGCGCTGGAAGATCGCGTTCGAACAAGTGCGCGGCCGCGCCGAGTACGGACGCGGCGGGTTCCGCGCCGAGGATCTGGCGGTGCTGCACGACGGTGCGCCGGGCAAGCTGTCGCTGCGCGCGGGCGAGAATTTCGTGCGCGATCGCGGCAATGTGTTCGAGGCCGGGCTCGATGCGATGTCGGGCGCGGACGAATTGATCGCGCGCGGGCCGGACGAACTGGCGTGGTTGAAGTCGTATCTCGACGGGCGTTCGTTGTGGACGGTCGGGATTTCGATTCCGAAATCGGTGCATGCGGCGGGAGCGACGAAACCGGGCGCACCGGTGTCGACGCCGGCCTTGTTGCAGCTGCGATCCAACTTGATCGGCACCACCCTGACCCTGCCGCCGCCGTTGAACAAGGCCGCCGGCGCGGCGCTCGCGACCACCATCGAAACGCCGTTGCCGCTGGGCAGCGGCGACGTGCGCGTGGCGCTGGGCAACACCCTGGCGCTGCGCGCGCGCACCACCAACGGCAAGACCGGCGTGCGGGTGGTGCTCGGCGCCAACCGGGTCGACGACCTGCCGCCGGCCAGCGGCCTGGTCGCGACCGGCCGCGCCGACACGCTCGAAGCGATCGACTGGATCGCGATCGCGCGCGGCGGCAGCGGTCCGGGCGAAGGCGTGGCCTTGCAGCGCATCGACGTGACCGCGCAGAAGCTGCAATTGCTCGGCGGCGTATTTCCCAACACCCGGGTGATCGTCGCGCCGGCGCCGCAGGGCGCGACCGCGGTGCGCGCCGAAGGCGCGGCGCTGGAAGGCGCGCTGCTGATTCCCAGCGACGGCGCGATCGCCGGCCGTTTCGCGCGCGTGCACTGGCGCGCGCCGGCCGGCCCGGTCGCGGCGAATCCCACCACCCTCACGCCCGGCAGCAACGGCGTCCACGCCTCCACCGCCGCCGCGGCCAACACCGTGCAGGCCGCGACCAAGCCGGCGCTCGACGACACCATCGACCCGGCCAAGATTCCGGCGCTGACCCTCGACATCGCCGACCTGCACATCGGCGACGCCGCGCTCGGCAACGCCAGCCTGCGCACCCGGCCGACCCCGGCCGGCATGCGCATCGACCAGTTCACCACCCGCGCCGACAAGCAGTCGATCGACGTCAGCGGCGACTGGACCGGCCGCGGCACCGGCGCGCGCACCCATCTGAGCGCCGCGCTCGACAGCGGCGATGTGGGCGCGCTGCTCGGCGGCTTCGGCATCGGCGGCCAGGTCGGCGGCGGCAAGGGCAAGCTCAAGCTCGACGCCGGCTGGCCCGGCAGCCCGGCCGGTTTCGCCCTGGGCACCTTGGAAGGTAGCCTGGTCGTGGACCTGCGCGACGGCCGCCTGATCGAAGTCGATCCCGGCGCCGGCCGCGTGCTCGGCCTGCTCAGCGTGGCGCAGTTGCCGCGCCGGCTGACCCTGGATTTCCGCGACCTGTTCGCCAAGGGGTTCGCCTTCGACCGCGTCGCCGGCACCGTGCGCTTCGGCAACGGCAGCGCGCGCAGCGACAACCTGGTGATCGACGGCCCGGCCGCGGCGATCGCGATCCGCGGCGCCGCCGATCTGCGCGCGCAGAGTTACGACCAGACCATCGAAGTGCGGCCCAAGGCCGCCAACGTGCTGACCGCGGTCGGCGCGCTGGCCGCAGGTCCGGTCGGCGCGGCGATCGGCGCGGCCGCCAACGCGGTGCTGCAAAAGCCGCTGGGCAGCCTGGCTTCGAAGACCTATCGGGTCACCGGGCCGTGGAAAGAGCCCAAGGTCGAAGTGCTGAGCCGGCAGGAAACGCGCGCGGCGAACCCGCCGGGGCCGCCGGCGGGGTAG
- the pmbA gene encoding metalloprotease PmbA — MNVLAPSSGIAAAPAHTFADPEARLDVLVDLSQRLLAAARARGATQAEVSCSEEAGLNVNVRMGEVETVESTRDRGIAMTVYFGQRKGSASTADLREESLEATVEQACALARYTEDDEAAGLADAALMATDLRDFDTWHPWNIDADRAIELALACESAGRDFDKRIENSDGASVGTGASLGVYANSHGFVGRERSTQHSLGVALIGGRGDSMQRDGWYTSAMAADELETAASVGRKAAERTVARLAPRQIATGEYPVLYAAESARSLIGHLLGGISGGALYRRASFLVDSAGTQLFPSWFRIDEQPFLRRGYRSTSYDGEGVATHESALIDAGVLQHYVLSSYSARKLGLQTTGNAGGVHNLQVAANAGDYTSLLKQMGRGLVVTELMGQGVNAVTGDYSRGAAGFWVENGELQYPVDGITIAGNLRSMFSAIEAVGTDVDERSHVRTGSILIGRMTVAGESAED, encoded by the coding sequence TTGAACGTGTTAGCCCCCAGCTCCGGCATCGCGGCCGCCCCGGCCCACACCTTCGCCGACCCCGAAGCGCGCCTGGACGTGCTCGTGGATCTGTCGCAGCGGTTGCTCGCCGCCGCGCGCGCGCGCGGCGCCACCCAGGCCGAAGTGTCGTGCTCGGAAGAGGCCGGCCTCAACGTCAACGTGCGCATGGGCGAGGTCGAAACGGTCGAATCCACCCGCGACCGCGGCATCGCCATGACCGTCTACTTCGGCCAGCGCAAGGGCAGCGCCAGCACCGCCGACCTGCGCGAGGAAAGCCTGGAGGCCACGGTCGAACAGGCCTGCGCGCTGGCCCGCTACACCGAGGACGACGAAGCCGCCGGCCTGGCCGACGCGGCCTTGATGGCGACCGACCTGCGCGATTTCGACACCTGGCATCCGTGGAATATCGATGCCGACCGCGCGATCGAACTGGCGCTGGCCTGCGAAAGCGCCGGCCGCGACTTCGACAAGCGCATCGAGAACAGCGACGGCGCCTCGGTCGGCACCGGCGCCAGCCTGGGCGTCTACGCCAATTCGCACGGCTTCGTCGGCCGCGAGCGCAGCACCCAGCACAGTCTGGGCGTGGCGCTGATCGGCGGCCGCGGCGACAGCATGCAACGCGACGGCTGGTACACCTCGGCGATGGCCGCCGACGAACTCGAAACGGCCGCCAGCGTCGGCCGCAAGGCCGCCGAGCGTACCGTCGCGCGGCTGGCCCCGCGACAGATCGCCACCGGCGAATACCCGGTGCTGTACGCGGCCGAAAGCGCGCGCTCGCTGATCGGCCATCTGCTCGGCGGGATCAGCGGCGGCGCCTTGTACCGGCGCGCGAGTTTCCTGGTCGACAGCGCCGGCACCCAGCTGTTTCCGTCGTGGTTCCGCATCGACGAACAGCCGTTCCTGCGTCGCGGCTACCGTTCGACCTCCTACGACGGCGAAGGCGTGGCCACCCACGAGTCGGCCTTGATCGACGCCGGCGTGCTGCAGCATTACGTGCTCAGCAGCTACTCGGCGCGCAAGCTGGGCCTGCAGACCACCGGCAACGCCGGTGGCGTGCATAACCTGCAGGTCGCGGCCAACGCCGGCGATTACACCTCGCTGCTCAAGCAGATGGGGCGCGGTCTGGTGGTGACCGAACTGATGGGGCAGGGCGTCAATGCGGTGACCGGCGATTACTCGCGCGGCGCGGCCGGCTTCTGGGTCGAGAACGGCGAGCTGCAGTACCCTGTCGACGGCATCACCATCGCCGGCAATCTGCGTTCGATGTTCTCGGCGATCGAAGCGGTCGGCACCGACGTCGACGAGCGCTCGCATGTGCGCACCGGTTCGATATTGATCGGGCGGATGACGGTGGCGGGCGAAAGCGCCGAGGATTGA